In a single window of the Diospyros lotus cultivar Yz01 chromosome 10, ASM1463336v1, whole genome shotgun sequence genome:
- the LOC127812095 gene encoding translationally-controlled tumor protein homolog encodes MLVYQDLLTGDELLSDSFPYKEIHNGVLWEVEGKWVVKGAVDVDIGANPSAEGGEDEGVDDQCVKVVDIVDTFRLQEQPPFDKKQFVAFIKKYIKLLTPKLDAEKQEEFKKNIEGATKFLLSKLSDLQFFVGEGLHDDSTMVFAYYKEGATDPTFLYLAHGLKEVKC; translated from the exons GTGATGAGCTTCTCTCGGACTCGTTTCCATACAAGGAAATCCATAATGGAGTATTGTGGGAAGTTGAAGGGAAa TGGGTTGTTAAAGGGGCTGTTGATGTAGACATTGGTGCTAACCCTTCTGCAGAAGGTGGGGAAGACGAGGGTGTTGATGATCAGTGTGTCAAAGTGGTTGACATTGTTGACACCTTCAGACTCCAG GAACAACCCCCTTTTGATAAGAAGCAGTTTGTTGCCTTCATCAAGAAGTACATCAAGTTGTTGACACCCAAGTTGGATGCAGAGAAGCAGGAGGAATTTAAGAAGAATATTGAGGGGGCAACTAAGTTCTTGCTCTCCAAGCTCAGTGACCTCCAATT TTTTGTTGGAGAGGGCCTGCACGATGACAGTACCATGGTGTTTGCATACTACAAGGAGGGTGCCACTGACCCAACGTTTTTGTACTTAGCGCATGGGTTGAAGGAAGTCAAATGCTGA
- the LOC127811227 gene encoding universal stress protein A-like protein, with the protein MAGKQVMLVGVDDSERSFYALQWTLDHFFHSPSASPFKLVVVHAKSIPISAISLGGPGAVDILSLVEKDLKSTAERVTEKTKEACKKKGVEVEVDVTEGDARNVMCDAVEKHHASVLVLGSHGYGVFKRAVLGSVSDYCSHHAHCSVMIVKKPMAKN; encoded by the exons ATGGCGGGGAAACAAGTGATGCTGGTTGGAGTCGACGACAGCGAACGCAGCTTCTACGCTCTGCAATGGACGCTCGATCACTTCTTCCACTCTCCCTCGGCTTCGCCTTTCAAGCTCGTCGTCGTCCATGCCAAATCCATTCCCATCTCCGCCATCAGCCTCGGCGGACCAG GAGCGGTGGACATTTTATCGCTTGTGGAGAAAGATTTGAAGAGCACAGCGGAGAGGGTGACAGAAAAGACTAAAGAGGCATGCAAGAAAAAAGGG GTTGAAGTGGAAGTGGATGTGACAGAAGGCGACGCTAGGAATGTCATGTGTGATGCGGTGGAGAAACACCATGCTTCCGTCCTGGTTCTCGGCAGCCATGGCTATGGCGTTTTTAAGAG GGCTGTGTTGGGGAGCGTGAGTGACTACTGCTCTCACCATGCTCATTGCTCTGTGATGATCGTCAAGAAGCCCATGGCCAAGAACTGA